A single window of Botrytis cinerea B05.10 chromosome 3, complete sequence DNA harbors:
- the Bcexo70 gene encoding Bcexo70, with the protein MYSVPVGRRAWSLTSSNMAVGLGGRQAADEEARAEVDVLKSRLEKTSQLTKKIQASLGRLDATGKGVQEAIGPIYGNTQKLQILGQNIDGVIAAIDRIRQPSDIKTNEEDIIRKGPEAVGLAVFLSSVKRVNKALADMKRSNLRSNQQAMVELSKLSKSGNTQMESYFQGLLQEDSQPLEPLHYITKNQPFPLLSQDKTTRLGLITNYIGSVVRQSGFVTESPVMQSYASVRGPFLKTTLQNLASASMNTAKKKTPDAMYRQGTNGIGTYAMGMEGAFLAEYDNICALFTRDEWGKVFNLTCQGAIAELSRTLRELNNHIKSNLTTDCYLAYEIVEIVSNLSSNLESRTGELKPSFASALKPIRETAKGSLADLLDDTRRRINLLQTLPPDAATVPMTTETMMRLQTMVEFLRPISSIMISIGDGGWKSSATPQGSTDQIPSLKSFDVNADGKQIFANYCIDTIEALLTSLDQKAKALLKGGKPALGIFIANNATIVKRMIETSDLNGLLAPKMGEVERWIKTGTTLYSAAWREPSGYLLDVQYTNRGNVRPQSGSGNTGIDSAAVVKALGSKEKDQIKEKFKMFNQSFDDLIQKHKSLMMEKEVREILARQISSLIKPLYDRFYDKYYEIDKGKGKYVKWDKAAMNAVFSSLA; encoded by the exons ATGTACTCCGTACCCGTTGGTAGAAGAGCTTGGTCACtcacatcttcaaatatGGCTGTGGGTTTAGGAGGACGACAAGCTGCCGACGAGGAGGCACGAGCTGAAGTCGATGTATTGAAAAGTCGATTGGAAAAGACGAGCCAATTGACCAAGAAAATTCAAGCCAGTTTAGGGAGATTAGATGCGACTGGAAAGGGGGTGCAAGAAGCTATTGGGCCAATTTATGGGAATactcaaaagcttcaaatttTAGGACAGA ATATCGATGGAGTTATCGCGGCAATCGACAGAATACGACAACCATCAGATATCAAAACCAATGAAGAGGATATCATTAGGAAAGG CCCCGAAGCCGTCGGATTGGCCGTTTTCCTCAGTTCTGTTAAGCGTGTTAATAAAGCTCTCGCCGATATGAAACGATCGAATCTACGATCGAATCAACAAGCTATGGTTGAGCTTAGCAAATTATCAAAGTCGGGAAATACACAAATGGAATCATATTTTCAAGGACTTCTACAAGAAGATTCTCAACCACTCGAACCTTTACACTATATCACCAAAAATCAACCATTTCCTCTATTATCTCAAGATAAAACTACAAGATTGGGTCTCATTACGAATTATATTGGTTCAGTTGTTAGACAATCTGGATTTGTTACGGAATCGCCGGTCATGCAATCATATGCAAGTGTTAGGGGACCTTTTCTGAAGACTACGTTACAAAATCTCGCGTCAGCATCGATGAATAccgcaaagaagaagacacCGGATGCTATGTATCGACAAGGAACTAATGGAATTGGAACATATGCGATGGGTATGGAAGGCGCATTTTTGGCGGAATACGATAATATATGCGCTCTTTTTACTCGCGATGAATGGGGGAAAGTTTTCAATTTGACTTGTCAAGGAGCCATTGCGGAATTATCACGAACCCTTCGAGAATTAAACAACCACATCAAGTCAAATTTAACAACGGACTGTTACCTTGCTTATGAGATTGTTGAGATTGTTTCAAATCTATCTTCAAACCTGGAAAGTAGGACAGGGGAGTTGAAACCTTCCTTCGCATCAGCTCTCAAACCAATCAGAGAAACCGCCAAAGGCTCATTAGCTGATCTCCTGGATGATACTCGACGAAGAATTAACCTCCTACAGACATTACCTCCTGATGCCGCCACGGTTCCAATGACTACCGAAACCATGATGCGATTACAAACTATGGTTGAATTCCTTCGACCAATCTCAAGTATTATGATCTCTATCGGTGATGGTGGTTGGAAATCTAGCGCCACTCCTCAGGGTTCAACCGACCAAATCCCTAGTCTTAAATCTTTCGATGTTAATGCGGATGGAAAACAAATTTTTGCAAATTACTGCATCGACACAATCGAAGCTCTTCTTACAAGCTTAGatcaaaaagcaaaggcATTACTCAAAGGTGGTAAGCCTGCTTTGGGAATTTTCATTGCGAATAATGCGACAATTGTGAAGCGCATGATTGAAACGAGTGATTTAAATGGATTACTAGCACCAAAAATGGGAGAGGTAGAAAGATGGATCAAAACGGGCACAACTCTTTACTCAGCTGCATGGCGTGAGCCATCTGGTTATCTACTGGACGTTCAATACACAAACCGCGGTAATGTACGCCCACAATCTGGTTCCGGCAATACTGGTATCGATAGTGCAGCGGTTGTTAAGGCACTTGGTTCCAAGGAGAAAGACCAAATCAAGGAAAAATTCAAGATGTTCAATCAATCTTTCGATGACTTAATACAGAAACACAAGTCATTaatgatggagaaagaagtcAGAGAAATTTTGGCAAGACAAATTTCAAGCTTGATAAAACCATTATATGATCGATTTTATGATAAGTattatgaaattgataaaggAAAGGGGAAGTATGTTAAGTGGGATAAAGCTGCTATGAACGCTGTATTCTCCAGTTTGGCATGA
- the Bccat2 gene encoding Bccat2: protein MLKLLAKGRTQSPVLRNSFTSTRVSRTLGMAPANSRSNSSLPAGYKEDSTKGPMLRFEESLPKLPVPTLEETAVRYLKSVHPLLTSSELQNTTKAVQEFIKPGGIGSKLQEKLLARREDPKHKNWIYEWWNDAAYLSYRDPVVPYVSYFYSHRDDRRRRDPSKRAAAISTAVLEFKKQVDSGTLEPEYMKKLPISMESYQWMFNASRVPSKPADHPVKYAAEENKHILVIRKNQFFKVMHEVDGNQLNTSELEQQFKRIYEKAEKTPAVGILTSENRDIWTDAREVLLKANPSNAKILKDIESASFVVCLDDASPVTLEERAHQYWHGDGANRWFDKPLQFIINDNGTSGFMGEHSMMDGTPTHRLNDYVNEVIFNNKLDFSDPSIRSNLPDPTPLKFHITKEVQSEIERATKDFNEVIAAHELRVQAYQGYGKGLIKKFKCSPDAYVQMIIQLAYFKMYGKNRPTYESAATRRFQQGRTETCRSVSDDSVAFCKAISDHTVEPSKAVAAFRAAINSHVEYITAASDGKGVDRHLFGLKKLLEPGEELPAIYQDPTYGYSSKWFISSSQLSSEYFNGYGWSQVVDDGWGIAYMINENSIQFNVVSKGLGSERMSFYLNEAAGDIRDLLMPTLEPAKAKL, encoded by the exons ATGTTGAAGTTGTTGGCAAAAGGTCGTACTCAGTCTCCGGTGCTCAGAAATAGTTTTACGTCTACAAGAGTGTCAAGA ACTCTAGGTATGGCACCAGCAAATTCGCGGAGCAATAGCTCTCTTCCAGCAG GCTATAAGGAAGATTCAACCAAAGGCCCTATGCTACGATTCGAGGAATCACTCCCAAAACTTCCAGTTCCTACCTTGGAAGAAACAGCTGTTCGATACCTCAAATCGGTTCACCCCTTGCTTACCTCCTCCGAATTGCAAAACACCACAAAAGCTGTTCAGGAATTTATAAAGCCAGGTGGAATTGGTAGCAAACTTCAAGAGAAGTTACTTGCTCGTCGAGAAGATCCTAAACACAAGAATTGGATTTATGAATGGTGGAACGATGCAGCATATTTGAGCTACAGAGATCCAGTTGTTCCATATGTCAGCTACTTTTATTCTCACCGAGATGATAGAAGGCGGCGCGATCCATCCAAGAGAGCTGCTGCAATTAGTACTGCAGTTTTGGAATTCAAGAAACAGGTGGATAGTGGAACTTTGGAACCAGAGTACATGAAGAAGCTCCCAATTTCTATGGAAAGTTATCAATGGATGTTCAACGCCAGCAGAGTTCCCTCGAAGCCAGCAGATCACCCAGTCAAATATGCTGCGGAGGAGAATAAACATATTTTGGTCATTCGAAAgaatcaattcttcaaggTTATGCACGAAGTTGATggaaatcaattgaatactTCTGAGTTGGAACAACAATTCAAGCGTATCTATGAGAAAGCCGAGAAGACGCCAGCAGTCGGAATCCTTACATCGGAAAACCGCGATATCTGGACTGATGCTCGTGAAGTCCTTCTCAAGGCAAACCCATCAAACGCCAAGATTCTCAAAGACATTGAATCTGCTTCATTCGTTGTTTGCTTGGATGATGCTTCCCCAGTCACCCTCGAAGAAAGAGCCCATCAATACTGGCACGGTGATGGCGCAAACCGTTGGTTTGATAAGCCTctccaattcatcatcaacgATAATGGTACATCCGGTTTCATGGGTGAACATTCCATGATGGACGGAACACCTACCCATCGTTTGAACGACTACGTAAACGAAgtcatcttcaacaacaaactCGATTTCTCCGATCCCTCCATCCGCTCTAACCTCCCCGATCCTACACCTCTCAAATTCCATATCACAAAGGAGGTCCAATCAGAAATCGAGCGTGCGACTAAAGATTTCAACGAAGTCATTGCCGCTCACGAACTCCGCGTACAAGCCTATCAAGGTTATGGCAAAGGtctcatcaagaaattcaaatgttCACCTGACGCCTACGTTCAAATGATTATCCAACTCGCTTATTTCAAGATGTACGGTAAAAACAGACCTACATACGAAAGTGCAGCAACTCGTCGTTTCCAACAAGGTCGCACTGAAACATGTCGTTCCGTCTCTGATGACTCTGTTGCTTTCTGTAAAGCTATTTCTGATCATACTGTCGAGCCTTCTAAAGCTGTTGCTGCTTTCCGCGCTGCTATTAACTCGCATGTGGAATACATCACCGCTGCTAGTGATGGAAAGGGTGTTGATCGTCATTTGTTTggattaaagaaattattggAGCCGGGAGAGGAACTTCCAGCCATCTACCAGGATCCTACTTATGGATACAGCAGTAAATGGTTCATTTCGAGTTCTCAGTTGAGTTCGGAATACTTtaatggatatggatggagtCAGGTGGTGGATGATGGCTGGGGAATCGCTTATATGATTAATGAGAACAG TATCCAATTCAACGTCGTATCTAAGGGACTAGGTTCGGAAAGAATGAGCTTTTATCTCAATGAGGCAGCGGGAGATATTAGAGATCTCTTGATGCCTACTTTGGAACCAGCCAAGGCTAAGTTGTAG
- the Bcnam9 gene encoding Bcnam9 gives MRSRFHQLKKVKIRQTWNKINLYNLSRYKPRPEGVTFFQQKWKAKSISRAYHGEQIREGQWSRMFRPRAKAVIPMDHRYLAEHDGSELAAGRGSGVEQLNSSSRPQFNKNQIPYMSMVYAPIERRLDTAIFRALFASSARQARQFVVHGKVKVNGKKMSYPGYLLNPGDMFQVDVERVLFATGAPKTADQIKSGRGLRRSLRAMNDQKAKNLAAKREKEAAAKAETEGGEVATPIETPESKEKEQKETLRMEFRTLQEHADVLLTDSKNAPSGKRKTALRKLKREIRAILSQLNRKSIADLNSMLNSYTTKLAKSEDLETIASETPAVINAEDTPDYQEKLKLAIQRARENPIDESKPYMTPWQPRPYMSAFAFIPRYLEVNQKICSAVYLRHPVARPGMSEVPSPFSMELLQLAHNWYLRRR, from the exons ATGAGGTCAAGATTTCACCAGCTGAAGAAAGTG AAAATCCGTCAGACATGgaacaaaatcaatttatacaATCTTTCAAGATATAAGCCAAGGCCGGAAGGTGTCACAttctttcaacaaaaatgGAAAGCGAAGTCGATAAGTCGAGCATATCATGGAGAACAAATTCGAGAGGGGCAATGGTCGAGAATGTTCAGGCCGAGAGCAAAAGCGGTCATTCCTATGGATCATAGATATTTAGCTGAGCACGATGGTTCAGAGCTGGCTGCTGGACGAGGATCCGGGGTGGAACAGCTGAACAGTTCTTCTCGTCCACAGTTCAACAAGAATCAAATACCTTATATGTCCATGGTTTACGCACCTATCGAAAGACGGTTGGATACAGCTATATTCAGAGCGCTATTCGCAAGCAGTGCGAGACAAGCCAGGCAGTTCGTCGTTCACGGAAAGGTCAAGGtcaatggaaagaag ATGTCATACCCAggatatcttttaaatccAGGAGATATGTTTCAAGTGGATGTTGAGAGAGTTCTCTTCGCAACTGGCGCCCCAAAAACCGCAGACCAAATCAAAAGTGGTCGAGGACTCAGAAGATCTCTCCGCGCAATGAATgatcaaaaagcaaaaaatcTTGCCgccaaaagagaaaaggagGCAGCTGCAAAAGCTGAAACCGAAGGTGGTGAAGTCGCAACTCCTATAGAAACTCCTGaatccaaagaaaaagagcaaAAAGAAACCCTTCGCATGGAATTCCGCACTCTTCAAGAACACGCCGACGTTCTTTTAACCGACAGCAAAAATGCTCCATCCGGCAAACGCAAGACCGCCCTCCGCAAACTCAAGCGTGAAATTCGAGCCATCCTCTCCCAGCTAAACCGCAAATCCATTGCAGACTTAAACTCCATGCTCAACTCCTACACCACTAAACTAGCCAAATCCGAAGATTTGGAAACGATTGCTTCAGAAACTCCCGCAGTCATCAACGCAGAAGACACACCTGATTAccaagaaaaattgaaattggcGATTCAACGTGCGAGAGAAAATCCAATTGATGAATCGAAACCATACATGACTCCTTGGCAACCAAGACCTTACATGAGTGCTTTTGCATTTATTCCTAGGTATCTAGAGGTCAATCAGAAGATTTGTAGTGCGGTTTATCTCAGACACCCAGTAGCAAGACCAGGGATGAGTGAAGTACCTAGTCCATTTTCTATGGAATTGTTGCAGCTGGCACATAATTGGTATTTGAGGAGGAGATAG
- the Bclhp1 gene encoding Bclhp1: MSDINMEGQEPVAAAPATTNEQVKTETETAAAAPIEPEIKDEKMEDAEAKPEIKEENVEAANGDVKKEGEDENKEKKFNYDEPRFYDNGVLKTNANEVHGQNNSKYDASVLPASNDMGLIRRQVEFYFGDSNLPTDQFLMKTTGGAENKPVSIATIHSFKRMQRFQPYSLVVEALKQSKYLVVEGEEGKETVKRVKAFDPSAKSPKREARSVYIKGFGDEEPSSQFDIEAFVAPYGEVNSVRLRRTDEKLFKGSVFVEFADEETAQKFLALDPKPQWKGKHVLEIKSKTQYMEEKNEEIRNGTLIPGQHRGRGGRGNFRGRGRGENFVKKERNGEGDGDRDPNDWKKRRESDRENGFRGGRGGGRGDRNRGGRGGRGNGNDRKGGRNDRGPRNNDRNAEKNGDDKEAKTETSATETAAAPPTNDKKRAREDDGGADEHQNKKEKTAAEVPAPA, encoded by the exons ATGTCCGATATCAACATGGAAGGCCAAGAGCCAGTCGCAGCAGCTCCAGCTACCACCAACGAGCAAGTAAAGACCGAAACAGAAACTGCAGCAGCAGCACCAATTGAGCCAGAAATCAAGGacgagaagatggaagatgctGAGGCCAAACCCGAAATCAAGGAAGAAAACGTAGAGGCTGCCAATGGCGATGTCAAGAAGGAGGGGGAAGATGAgaacaaggaaaagaagttCAACTACGACGAGCCAAGATTTTACGACAATGGAGTTTTGAAGACAAATGCCAATGAGGTTCATGGCCAGAATAACAGCAAATATGATGCTTCAGTTCTTCCCGCATCTAATGATATGGGATTGATTCGCCGACAA GTCGAATTCTACTTCGGTGATTCCAATTTGCCAACCGATCAATTCTTAATGAAGACGACCGGAGGCGCAGAGAATAAGCCAGTCTCAATCGCAACTATCCACTCATTCAAGCGCATGCAGCGATTCCAGCCATACTCCTTGGTCGTCGAAGCACTCAAGCAAAGCAAATATCTTGTagttgaaggagaggaaggaaaggagacTGTCAAGCGCGTAAAGGCTTTCGACCCATCCGCAAAGTCTCCAAAACGTGAGGCACGATCAGTTTACATTAAGGGTTTCGGTGATGAGGAACCCAGTTCTCAATTCGATATCGAAGCTTTCGTTGCTCCATATGGCGAGGTCAACTCTGTCCGTCTCCGTCGTACTGATGAGAAGCTTTTCAAGGGATCTGTCTTTGTTGAATTTGCGGATGAAGAAACTGCTCAAAAGTTCCTCGCTCTTGACCCAAAACCACAATGGAAGGGAAAACATGTTTTGGAAATTAAGTCAAAAACTCAATAtatggaagagaagaatgaagaaatccGAAATGGTACCTTAATTCCAGGCCAACACAGAGGACGTGGAGGACGTGGAAACTTCAGAGGCCGTGGTCGCGGTGAAAATTTCGTGAAGAAGGAGCGCAATGGAGAAGGCGATGGAGACCGTGATCCAAATGACTGGAAGAAGAGACGTGAAAGTGACAGAGAGAACGGATTCCGAGGTGGTCGTGGAGGTGGACGCGGTGATCGCAACCGTGGTGGCCgtggtggaagaggaaatggtaATGATAGAAAGGGTGGTCGCAATGATCGTGGACCACGAAACAATGATCGCAATGCGGAGAAGAACGG CGACGACAAGGAAGCCAAGACCGAAACATCTGCTACAGAAACCGCTGCTGCGCCTCCAACAAACGATAAAAAGAGAGCcagagaagatgatggaggagCCGATGAACatcaaaataagaaagagaagactgCAGCTGAGGTCCCAGCCCCAGCTTAA